In Vibrio echinoideorum, the sequence GTCGAGAAGGCCGATTGCCGCGTCGTTTACGGTGTCTTGCTCATTGCCCAATTGACCATTCGGGAACAGGTCGATTTTGACTTTACCGTCTGTTTTTTGCTCCATCAATTCAGAAAATGAGGTCGCTAATTCCCACTGAGTACCACCAGCAGCATCGCCGATAGCCATTTTAAAATTTGCTGCTGCCGCGGTATGAGATAGCATCGCTGTTGCTACAATTGTGACGCCAGCAATAATTTTATTTTTAATCAATTTCATAGTCTTAACCTTTCATATCATACAGACTTCCTGCCTGTACTTTGCTCACAAGGTGACCTGGTACAACTTTCCTGGTCGTAGTTCTATTTCCCTATTTTGGAAACAATGTTCGAGTAGTTAAAGCACTTCATCCTTTAACGAATACCACTGATAAAGGAACTGTTGCCCTACTCTTCGAAATGGTGCAAACATCTCAGATTCCACCACTTCCCTTACGTTGGGGAACGGAAGTTTTGATTCAAATATTGGCAAGTCAAGCTTATGACCTTCACCTGCAATCCACTGAGCAAGGCGCTTGCCTGCTTGAGCGGAGTACATCACACCATTGCCGCCATACCCTAGTGCGTAGAATATGGATTGCTTTGGATTCGGCTGATAGATTCTTGGCATCATGTCGTGGCTAACATCAACCCAACCCCACCATGAATAATCGATTTTGATCTGATCGAGAGAAGGGAATTTTCGGGTTAAATCCGATCTCAACATATCTTCGTATTTCTTTTCAGGTGCGTTCTTGCCACTGATGGCACTGCGTGTACCTATCTGCACTCGGTTATCGGGTAACAAACGGTAGTAATGACGCAAGATCCTAGTATCAGTAATCACCTGATTGGTTTTGAAGTTGCACGCGGCGATTTCGTCTTGAGTTAACGGACGCGTCACCATCGAGTTAGAAAGTACAGGTAATAGGCGATTCTTCAGCTCTGAATGCAAACCTTGGCTGGTATACCCACCGGTACAAACACCGACAGACCGAGCCTTAACCACACCACCTGGTGTTTTCAGGTAATGCACACCGTTGCGAGTTTCCCATCCCATCACAGGGCTTGCTGGGTGAACTTTTACGCCGAGTGCTCTCGCCTTTCTTAGATAACCAAATGCCAGTTTCCCTGCATGAATGCCAATACCTTCTGGCTCATGCATTGCGCCTGCCGCTTCTTGGTCACCAACGTAATCACGCTTTACGGTTTCCGCATCTAAGATCTGCGCATCGTAATCGAAGGTGTCACGCAACAACTTGGCTTCTTTCTCGAGTGTTGCCATCACTTTTGGACGGTGAGCAACGTATAAGTGGCCACCCGGCTGCGGGTCACAATCAATGTCTTTAATCAGAGACTTAAATGTGTTCATACCATCTACGCATTCGCGGTGCATTTTTAGCGCGGTTTCGAGTCCCCAGCGTTCAATCCACTGAGAACGTTTCAAACGTCCTGACGCACACTGAGCCTGACCACCATTTCGGGTACTGCAGCCCCAACTCAAACGGTTAGCTTCAATCACAGTCGCTTTAATGCCGTACATTTCAGCAAGGTGTATCGCGGTGCTTAGGCCAGTGTAGCCTGAACCGATTATCGCCACATCAACATCCATATCCGATGTAATTGGACCATCATCTTCAGGTGGCACGCCTGCGGTATCTACCCAATAAGTAGGGGCGTATTCCTTGCCGTGACCTGGGCTCTTGTCTTTAAGTGGATCGTATTTTGGATCGTATCTTTCTTTTGCTTGGGTACTTTCTTGTGCTTGGGTGCTTGTCACCTTTGGCGGCGCATCGGCTGCCGGTTGTTCCATTACTAAACTCATAATTCGACTCTCCTAGTCATAACACGTGAACGGGTTGTGGTTTCGTGTCTAGCTCTTGGGAGTATTGTTAGGAGTCAAAAGAGGTCGTGTTTTACGGAAAGCATTTTTTACGCTGATTTTCCCATCTTTCAGGGTAAACACATCAACCATACGAGCTTCGATGACAGTGCCATCAGGGTTAGTCGCAGAGAAAGTTGACTCACTCACCGCGCGGTCGCCACACACAAAGTGGACAGGGTCGCTCCAGGCTGCATCTGGAAAGTTCTGCCAAACCAATTCAAAGCTATTGCGAACGGCTTCGTACCCTTCGATAGTGTTTCCAAGTTCGCCTTCTCCTGCCACGGTGTGGAAGACACACTCTTCGGTCATAAACGACATTAGCGCTTCAATATCATGGTTATTCCATGCATCACTAAAAGACTGTAAAAAGGCGGTGTCGACTTGGTTTTCCAGCACGAATGTCGCTGCATTGGTTTGCATATTCATATTCCAGAATCCTTTATGTTTTCGTTATTGGTTTAAATTTCAGTAGCTTTGCGCCACTTTTTTATTAGAGTGTTTAAACTAGATCTGTGAAAATTTAACAACTTGATAACAAGATAACAAGATTCGCCACTCTAACTTCGAGTTACTTTATAAACAATCTTTAAGCTCACAGATTTCATCTTTTTATAAATTAATTGGTGTTCTAATTTTATTTTCTCGTAATCACTAGATTTATATGAGGTCCAAATAAAATCATTAGAAATATTAGACTTTAGTCGAAATCAAAATCTTGATGGTACTTTCGGCCATACTGCTCAAGCTGGCGATCATGAGTATTAACTTGTAACTCGATATTACCCTCACCTTTATTAATTACTTGATTTCTGTCTACATGGGCTTCATTTTTCAAATCAGCCAGCTTCTCTTCAATATATTCTGTCGGTTCATTTAAAACATTCATGGAGATTAATTCCTTTATCAGGTTTACTTTCGCTGACGGAAGAATATGAACGGATACTAGACCGTTTGAATATTCTTTCTCATCGTACAAAGGCTGAATGGCATCATTGCCACCTTCCTTAAATGGGTGAATGGAATACCACTTATCTTTTCGTTGCTCTTGTTGATCACAATCAGCCACATTGAATATCTGAGTTCTCTTCAGGTCACATGGTGAGTTGAAAACACTAACTTTATGATAATCAATGGCTTTAATAATATTGATACAGTCTTTACTTTGGCTATGACATACAGACCACAGCGCATTAATCAGGTTATCTGTCCATTCAAGTAAACGGGTTGGAAACCCCTGTTTCTTGGCTAAACACATCAGTAACCAATCGTTTATCTCGTGTGCACTCAACGAATGCCCACCATAAACTCTCACGGTCGAGAGAAGCTCTTGTTCGACACGGCGAATATTCTTTCGATTTGATTGGCCTAAGCTCGGCATCAAGTTATTATTTTCATAATCACACACGTTATAAATTAATCCACGGTGCCCACTACACTCTGTAATGAGTGAATCGATTATTTCATACAGCTCGTCGAGTGAGCTTATATAACGTTTATTTTTCACAACACTCATACAATAAGTCACTTAAATTTATATACGGTATAATCAAAAAATCAACAATCATGTTAATCAACGATCACGGTGATTAGTGGTGAAAATAATTTCAAAAAATGATAGTAGATATATATCTTCATTACTAACTAGTATTTACAGATCCATCCACTAATGAACTATTAATAATAATGAGTGACAAAGTGTATATAGCTAGAACCACTTATTTTCCTAATGAGCATTTAATTAGTGTTCTAATGTTTAACGAGAAATTATTGAACTAAGCGTTTACGTTCTTCACTTAAGCACTTTGCCAATACCCGTTAGTATTGCCCGACCACGCACTCGACAACATTCTCGATGATGCGGTGGCCGGACAAACTTCCTATGACTTATACGTAATCTTTGTATTTATCTAGGAAACGAACCGGTGTTGATAGTGCATCTCGGCGGAACGGGTCGCCCAATTCCTGAGTACACATAATTTCAATGATGGTTGTTTTGCCTTCGTTCATCTGCATGTCGATGGCTTTTTGCAAGGTTGGACCTACATCTTCTAGCTTATCAACCGTGATACCTTCAGCGCCCATTGCTCGTGCAATCTCTGCAAAGCTTTGGTTTTCAAGTTCACCGGCAACAAAGCGTCGGTTGTAGAAGTCGACTTGGTTCTTCTTCTCAGCACCCCATTGACGGTTGTGGAATACCACAGCTGTCACTGGAATGTTATGGCGAACACATGTCATGGTTTCCATTAAGCTCATGCCCCACGCACCGTCGCCTGCATATGAGATAGCGGGACGATGAGGTGCCGCTGCTTTCGCACCAATGATAGTCGGGAACGCGTAACCACAGTTACCGAAACTCATTGCAGCAAAGAAGCTACGTGGTTTTTCAAAGCGTAAGTAGCTGTTTGCCACTGAGTTGATGTTACCAATATCCGTCGAGACCATTACGTCTTCTGGCATCGCTTTTTCTAGCTCACGCAATACTTGGCGTGGGTGTAGATATTCACCACCAGAGAACGGAGTCTCGTGTGAGTTTTCCTCAATCATATCTAAGCTGAAAGAATCACGTTCGTGTGTCCACTCATCAAGCTCTTTTTCCCAAAGTGCTTTCTCTGTAGCGACTGTATCTTGGCGAGCGCCTTTGTTGTCATCACACAACAGTGCACGGCCTTCCAACCTTTCAGATAGAGCAACCGCAGCTGCTTTCGCATCACCACAGATACCAACTGAAATCTTCTTAACTAGACCTAGCATCTTGTTGTCTGCATCAATCTGAATGATTTTCGCGTTCTTCGGCCAGTAGTCCATGCCATGTTGAGGCAAAGTACCAAATGGACCAAGACGTGTACCCAAAGCAATAACCACATCCGCTTGAGCCATCAGTTTCATTGCAGCTTTCGAACCTTGGTAGCCTAGAGGGCCACACCATAATGGGTGACTCGCCGGGAAAGAGTCATTGTGCAGGTAGCTGTTCACTACAGGTGCACCTAGTCTTTCTGCTAATGCTGCACACTCTTGAACTGCATCTGCCATTACCACACCGCCACCAGAAATGATGACTGGGAATTTTGCTTCAGCAATAAGGTCAGCTGCTTCATTCAAAGATTTATCACCACCCGGACCACGATCTAAACGTGCTGGTTTAGGGATCTCGGTTTGAGTTTCACCGTAGAAATAGTCACGTGGAATATTCAGTTGAGTTGGACCCATTTCGCTCATCGCGCGGTCAAAACATCGGCCTGTGTATTCTGCCATACGGTCTGGGTGCGTTACGTGTCCTTGATACTTAGTAAACTCTTGGAACATTGGAAGCTGGTTACACTCTTGGAAACCACCTAAGCCCATTGTTTTTGTACCTGTCTCTGGCGTCACAATGACGACCGGGCTATGTGCCCAGAACGCCGCTGCAATCGCAGTCACACAGTTACTAATACCTGGGCCGTTTTGCCCGATAACCACACCATGGCGACCAGATACACGAGAGTAACCATCTGCCATGTGAGCAGCACCTTGCTCGTGTACCACTGGGACCAATCGAATGCCAGCAGGAGCAAAGATATCCATTGCGTCCATAAATGCTGACCCCATGATGCCGAACATGTCGGTAACATCATTAGCAACCATAGTTTCAACGAACGCTTCTGATGGTGTCATTGTTACTGTGCCGGAAACAACCGTACGTTTTTCTTGCTCGCTCATTCTTCCATTCTCCTTGAGTTAACCAAAATTTCATTTTTCGGAATAAATTGTCTCTTTTTCGAATTCAATTTCACCTTAGTAGTAGAATTTTTGCTCGTCAACTTTTTATATTAAATTGGAACAATTCATTCTAATTAATAAAACTGGATCACATTATTGGTAGTTTTTCGTACAAAAAGTGCCGTTAACTTTAGCGGAGCTGTTAATAATCGATGACATATCGCGATAGCAGCGACAAGTGGTGAGTTATATAGAGGGAAAAATGATGAAAGAGGCGGAATTGATACCAACGCAACCAGTAAGTGTGAGAGAACGCTTTGGGATCGACAGCAACCTAACCGTGATGGCATTTGAACATGCGGGCGAATATGTTCCTAAAGTCGATCCTAACTACTGTTTCGACCCCGAAGTGACGCTAGCGATATTAGCGGGGTTCACCTCCAATCGCCGCACACTGATTCAAGGCACACACGGAACGGGCAAGTCGTCTCACATTGAGCAGATTGCAGCGAGATTGAACTGGCCATGCTTGAGGATCAACCTAGACGGACACTTAAGTCGCTTGGATTTCATAGGTAAAGACAGCATCGTCATTAAAGACGGGATGCAAGTAACAGAGTTTAAAGAAGGCATTCTTCCTCAGAGTATTCAACAACCCATCGCACTGGTATTAGATGAATACGACGCTGGTCGCCCTGACGTGATGTTTGTGATTCAACAACTATTAGAGCAAGACGGCAAATACACCTCTTTAGAACAAAACCGAGTGATCACTCCTCACCCTTCTTTCCGCCTGTTTGCTACCTGCAACACGCTTGGCTTGGGTAATTTTTCAGGTTTGTATTCGGGTACTCAAGTACTTAACCACAGTCAATTAGATAGATGGAACATCATCGCTACACTCAACTATTTAGATCCACAACATGAAACTAAGATCGTGTTATCCAAGCTTCCAGATCTAAATAATGAAAGTGGCCGACAATTGGTTGAGAAAATGATCGCGACCGCCGGATTAACGCGTAACGGGTTTCGAGCTGGTGACCTTTCGACGGTGATGTCTCCACGAACGGTACTCACTTGGGCCGAAAACATCCAAATATTCGACGATGTAGCAACGGCATTTAGACTGTCATTCTTAAATCGCTGCGAAGACGAAGAGAAAGAGCTAGTCAGTGAATACTATTTCCGCTGCTTTGGTGAAGATTTAGAAACACCTACTCAAAACTATTCACACTCGGAGTCGTAAACCATGGTCAACGTTTCTTCTCAACAGAAAAAGATCCTCGATCTTGGCGTGTCTGTCGCAAGAGCGATCAGTGGTGAGTTGAGTCTGAATTATCGGGGAGAACGTCTCTATAAAGGCAATATCCCCTGTTATTACCAGTCTGCACACACTAACGATCTCACCTTTGTGTCTCGCCATGAGTTGAAAAACAGCAAGCTTTCGATGCAAGGTAAGATCGATTCATCGGCATTACGACTCTTGCTTTCAGATGCTGTTCTTCATTACTCATTGCGACCGAAAAACGAAGTCGAACGTCTGTTATATGATTTCTGCGAACAGGTACGAATTGAATCGCAAGTCCCGTCTTATCTGAAGGGCGTGATCACTAGTATTCAATTCAACTTTGCGTATTGGAGCGACCAATATCATCAAAATGGCTTTACCGAATCACGAATAGGCATGTTGCTGTTTACACTGATGCAGGTCATCCACACCCGCTTGACTGGCGTTCCGGTGTCTGAGCCTATCGCTGAGACCATTGAATCGACTCTCGCTGGCATCGTGCCTACTTTTGGTCACTGCCTGAAGCGCTTAAAGCAACATCGAGCCGACCAGCAACAGTTTGCCCACTATGCCAATGAGCTTGCAACCCTTGCACAAGAGTTAATCATCCAAGAGCAAGAAAGTGATAACTCGCCCACTCCAACGGTCGAAGAAGACATTAAGATCCTTGCGCAGCTAGCCTTGATTGTTGATGGTGACATTCAAGATGAAGACGTCGATAGCGACATAACGGGCAGTAGTAAGGTATTCGAACTGTCAGGCGCCAATTATCAGGTCTTTAATTCAGAATTTGATCAAGTCATCGCGGCAGGCAAACTCGTCAGGCGCGCCCTATTACTCGAACTGAGACAAAAGCTGACTGATGACATCATGGCGAGACAAGTAAACACTCGCCGTTTAGCCGCTATGCTCACTCGCTTTGTTGCCACGCCACAAAGGAACCGACGTCAGGATCATTTAGAAGAAGGCATTGTTAACGCCACTACCATCACCAAGCTCATCACTTCGCCATTGGATCGCACTGTCTTTTATCAACCTGACATCGGCGCATCTCACCAATGTGCCATCACGTTTTTAATGGATTGCTCAGGTTCAATGCAAAAGCACAGTCACAAGTTAAGCCTGTTGATGGATACGATTCTTAAATCCGTTGGACTGGCCAACATTCCATTTGAGATCATTGGATTCACGACCAATAACTGGAACGGTGGAAAAGTTTATCGACAGTGGCTTAAACAAGGCCAACCAAAGCACCCAGGCCGGTTGAACGAAGTTCGGCACATCGTGTTTAAGGATTTTGATACACATTGGAGACGATCTCGCCTTGGCATTGCTAGCCTTCGTAAAGCAGACATCTTTAAAGAAGGGATTGATGGCGAAGCAGTGCAGTTCGCTAGCCTGCGTTTAAAGCAGCACAGTGCACAACGAAAGGTTTTGATCGTGTTCTCAGACGGCTGTCCGATGGATACCGCCACCAGCACCGCCAACGATCAGTTCTATTTGGATAACCATCTCAAACAAGTCATTGAACGCGAGTCGACCAAAAACGGTATTGAGATTCATGGCGTAGGGATGGGCGTCGATTTAAGCCCGTACTACCGCAGTAACATCACCTTAGATGTGCAGGAGAGCTGCCTGTTCGGGTTATGTAAGAACGTATTTGAAATGCTAAAGCGTTAGGCTTTTTGTTTATACGTGCACTCAATGAGAAGTGAAATTTCGGGGAGCAGTGAAGTATTGGCTAGCAGGCCGCTAGCCTTTTCTAGAGGATATTCTTAAGAGATAGCAGCAGCTAAGAGATAACAAGTAACTAGGAAATAGCGAGCAACTAAGAGATAGCAAGCAACTAAAAGACAGCAAGCAACGACCATGCAGACACAGCCATCAGATACCCACCAATCAACATCAGCACCGTAAACACCAGCTTTCTTAATTGGTCATTAGACAACGGTGGCGGGAAACGTCGAGCAAACATCGTGACAAGCGCCACCAAGGGGACAGCAATAGCGGATAGCCACAGTATGCTCGGTTCCATGTCGCCTGCAACGTAGACATTGACAGTACGCGACATCGACGTACAAGCGAACACCATCAGCAGTGTGCTTCGCACCAGATCGAGTGTAAAAGGTTGCCGATAGAGATGATAAACAATCGGAGGGCCCGCCATCCCAAATAACCCGCCCGCTAAACCAGAGCTAAATCCTGATATAAGGAATGATACCGTTGCCGAACGATCCTTTCTGGTTTTAGGTTTGAACATAAAACTCAAACCTGCGAATAGCACCATCGCACCCAATAGCCCTCGCAAGATATTGGTCGCAGAGTCACTCAACTCGTCCAGCAAAAACACCCCCATCGATACACCGGGAATAATACCGATGACTAACACCACCAGAATTTTGAGCTCCCCAAGCAGTGGCTTACCCATCAAAGCGACAAAGCAATTAAACAAAGTCACAATACTGACCACAGCAGCAATAACGGGTAAGGAAACCAGATTAAGACTGACCGTTAAACCAATTACAATGATCCCAAGACCAAACCCCGTGACGGTTTGGAAATAGGTACCCACCGCGATGGTGGCAAGAATGGCGAGTAAAACAGGTAACTCCATCAGCAATCCTAATTAGGTTGTTTAGGGTTTTATTTTGGGTGCAAGATTCAGTATTAACTTCGGGAGCTAAATGTTAATACCTAAAATCAAACGTCGACTCTTCTCTTTCTTCAACATCAGCTTCAGTATCAATATCAGCGTTAGAATCAGACACTTTCCCTTGCTGCGCTTGTACCGCGGTCACCGCGATCACATTAAAGATATCTTGCGCGCTACACCCTCTCGATAGGTCATTGGCAGGTTGATTCAGGCCTTGTAATAACGGTCCAATCGCAACTGCCCCACCTAACCTCTCCGCAAGCTTATAACCAATATTACCGGCTTCTAAATTGGGGAATATCAACACGTTCGATTGACCTTTCACCTCTGAATCAGGCAGCTTTTTAGCCGCTATCTCAGTCACAATTGCGGCGTCGAGTTGAACATCTTGATCGACGGCGATTCCGGGGCAACGTTGTTTAACTAACTGAGCCGCGTTACGAACCTTATCGACCGATTCATGCTTGGCACTGCCGTTGGTAGAAAAAGAAAGCATCGCCACCTTAGGTTGCTCCATCAGTAACGTTTGGGCACTTTTCGATGCGGCAACCGCAATGGATGCTAATTCCGCTTCATTGGGATCAATCACCAAACCGCAATCGCTGAAAATCATGCCGCCTTTAAGATTATGGAAAGGCTCACACAACATCATCAGAAAGAAACTGGACACCAATTCACTGTCTGGCGCGGGGCCGATAATCTGAAGCGCAGCTCGCACCACATCAGACGTGGTATAAACCGCACCATTAACTGTGCCATCGACCAGCCCCTCTCTGACCATCAAATTGGCAAAAACGAGTGGGTCTAGAACCAACTCTAGAGCGTCATCGTAAGTCATACCTTTCGCTTTTCTTAGCGTATACAACCGCTCAGCGAGCACTTCTTTGAGTGATGACGCCTGTGGGGAAACAATATGAATGCCTACAAGATCAATGTGATGTAATTCTGCAGCAGCGATGATCGCTGGTTCATCCCCTACTAGGGTGATGTGAGCGAGCTGTTTGTCTATCGCCATTCTTGCGGCTGCTAGTACTCGCGGGTCCTCAGCTTCACTCAAAACCACTCGCTTACGATCTAAGTGAGCCTTATCAATAATCCGTTCAATCGCCTTCATCTTAAATTCCATTTATTGAGATTAATTGTTCCATAATTTATATTTATATTATTAGAATAATAAAAAAGGTCAAATTTTATTCAGATAATTGAAGAATAATGATTTGGTATGTACACTCTTAGGCATAGACATATCGCAAGGATGGATCATTATATGCAAACAGAAACACCACCAGTTCAAGGGGATACACCGACTCTCCGACTTTTTGCACTATTAGAGGTGATAGCGCAAAAAGACGAGTTTATTTCTCTTCAAGGATTAGTCGAAGAAACTGGACTACCAAAACCGACCCTGCACCGAATGCTTCAGCAGTTAGAAGCAGCAGGCATCATTCAAAGAGACGGCGATGAGAAGCACTACAGCTCAGGTATTCGACTCAGAAAGCTTGCCGAAAACCTACTGTTGAATAGCACCATGCACAGCGCTCGACGCACTATCCTTGAAAACCTGAGAGCAGAAGTCGGCGAAAGCTGTAACCTAACGGCGCTATCAAGTGGCGAGATCATCTATCTTGATCGTGCAGAAACTGAAGCCCCCCTTCGTTTTCACCTACACCCAGGCTCTCGCGTCCCAGTGCATTGTTCAGCAAGCGGGAAATTGTTTTTAGCTCACATGTCTAAGTCACAGCGTCGAAGACTGATTGAAAACGTGCCATTAACTCAATACACCTTAAATACCATTACCGACTATTCGACATTAGAGAAAGACATCGAAGAAGCGAAAATCCAAGGTTTTGCAATTGATGACGAAGAGTTTTTGCCGGGCTTAGTCTGTATCGCCGTGCTGATTCCGTCATCTACGGGTCAATCAAACCTCGGCCTCGCAATACAAGCACCTGTCATTCGATTAAGACCAGATGAAGCGATTAAATTCTTACCAGCGCTTCAAAAAGCGGCAAAAGCGCTCGCAAAAATAGAATCTGATAATTGGGGTTAGTTTTGATAATTTCAGCTTAACAGTAGGATCTGGCTTTAAGTACATATTGAAGCCTGTTGCCCCGTTGTCACTGTATTCGGCTAAACGGTATTCGGCCAAACGATGTTTGGTCGAAATCATTTTAACGCCCGCATTTATCATAAACAGCAACATACTTAAGTAATCACGACAAAGGAAACACGATGCTAAACATTAACAACAAGCACTTACTCTCTTTTATGGTGACAGAACCAACAAACGCTGTTTCGGTAACAAACCCGGCAACTGGGGAACTCGTAGGGCACGCACCTATTTTATCTGAGTCTGAATTAACAAGTGCTATCGAACGCGCTCACATAGCACAAAAAGAGTGGGCTCAAGTACCGGCTAAATCTCGCGCCGCATTACTTCATCGCTGGCATCAACTGATCCTTGAAAACAAAGATGATCTTGCTCGGCTAATGACGATTGAACAAGGCAAACCGTTAGCCGAAGCAAAGGGCGAGATCGTTTATGGTGCGAGTTTTATAGAATGGTTCGCTGAAGAAGCGAAGCGAACCTATGGCGATTCAATCCCGAGTACAGTCGCGGGTAAACGCTTAGTTACGATCAAGCAACCTATTGGAGTGGCTTGTGCCATTACCCCATGGAACTTTCCCACGGCGATGATCACGCGTAAAGCCGCACCTGCCTTAGCCGCGGGTTGTAGCTTTGTCGTGAAGCCGTCAGATGAGACACCACTGTCTGCGTTTGCTGTGGTTGAATTGGCTTACCAAGCGGGCATTCCGAAAGATCTACTTCAAGTCGTACTCGGTGAAAGCCCAGAGCAAGTGGGTGGTCTTTTCACCTCACACCCACTGATTAAAAAAATCTCTTTTACTGGTTCTACCCGAGTCGGCAGTATCTTGATGGCTCAAGCGGCGAAAGGAATCAAGCGTACCTCAATGGAACTGGGTGGCAACGCACCGTTTATCGTGTTTGACGATGCGGATATCGACGCTGCAGTTCAAGGCGCAATGGCTTCAAAATTCCGTAATGCAGGGCAAACCTGTGTCTGTGCAAACCGTTTCTATGTTCACAGCAAAGTATACGATGAGTTCGTGGCTAAGTTCGACCAAGCAGTACAGCTGCTTAAAATTGGAAACGGTTTAGACGAAGGCGTAACGGTTGGCCCTGTTATCAATGAAGGTGCTAAGCAAAACATCCAAGGATTGATAAACCGAGCTATTGAACAAGGTGCTAAACCTGTGACGCCACTTCAACAACTTGATGGACTCTTCCTTCAGCCCGT encodes:
- a CDS encoding NAD(P)/FAD-dependent oxidoreductase, whose protein sequence is MSLVMEQPAADAPPKVTSTQAQESTQAKERYDPKYDPLKDKSPGHGKEYAPTYWVDTAGVPPEDDGPITSDMDVDVAIIGSGYTGLSTAIHLAEMYGIKATVIEANRLSWGCSTRNGGQAQCASGRLKRSQWIERWGLETALKMHRECVDGMNTFKSLIKDIDCDPQPGGHLYVAHRPKVMATLEKEAKLLRDTFDYDAQILDAETVKRDYVGDQEAAGAMHEPEGIGIHAGKLAFGYLRKARALGVKVHPASPVMGWETRNGVHYLKTPGGVVKARSVGVCTGGYTSQGLHSELKNRLLPVLSNSMVTRPLTQDEIAACNFKTNQVITDTRILRHYYRLLPDNRVQIGTRSAISGKNAPEKKYEDMLRSDLTRKFPSLDQIKIDYSWWGWVDVSHDMMPRIYQPNPKQSIFYALGYGGNGVMYSAQAGKRLAQWIAGEGHKLDLPIFESKLPFPNVREVVESEMFAPFRRVGQQFLYQWYSLKDEVL
- a CDS encoding nuclear transport factor 2 family protein, which encodes MNMQTNAATFVLENQVDTAFLQSFSDAWNNHDIEALMSFMTEECVFHTVAGEGELGNTIEGYEAVRNSFELVWQNFPDAAWSDPVHFVCGDRAVSESTFSATNPDGTVIEARMVDVFTLKDGKISVKNAFRKTRPLLTPNNTPKS
- a CDS encoding FRG domain-containing protein, translating into MSVVKNKRYISSLDELYEIIDSLITECSGHRGLIYNVCDYENNNLMPSLGQSNRKNIRRVEQELLSTVRVYGGHSLSAHEINDWLLMCLAKKQGFPTRLLEWTDNLINALWSVCHSQSKDCINIIKAIDYHKVSVFNSPCDLKRTQIFNVADCDQQEQRKDKWYSIHPFKEGGNDAIQPLYDEKEYSNGLVSVHILPSAKVNLIKELISMNVLNEPTEYIEEKLADLKNEAHVDRNQVINKGEGNIELQVNTHDRQLEQYGRKYHQDFDFD
- the xsc gene encoding sulfoacetaldehyde acetyltransferase produces the protein MSEQEKRTVVSGTVTMTPSEAFVETMVANDVTDMFGIMGSAFMDAMDIFAPAGIRLVPVVHEQGAAHMADGYSRVSGRHGVVIGQNGPGISNCVTAIAAAFWAHSPVVIVTPETGTKTMGLGGFQECNQLPMFQEFTKYQGHVTHPDRMAEYTGRCFDRAMSEMGPTQLNIPRDYFYGETQTEIPKPARLDRGPGGDKSLNEAADLIAEAKFPVIISGGGVVMADAVQECAALAERLGAPVVNSYLHNDSFPASHPLWCGPLGYQGSKAAMKLMAQADVVIALGTRLGPFGTLPQHGMDYWPKNAKIIQIDADNKMLGLVKKISVGICGDAKAAAVALSERLEGRALLCDDNKGARQDTVATEKALWEKELDEWTHERDSFSLDMIEENSHETPFSGGEYLHPRQVLRELEKAMPEDVMVSTDIGNINSVANSYLRFEKPRSFFAAMSFGNCGYAFPTIIGAKAAAPHRPAISYAGDGAWGMSLMETMTCVRHNIPVTAVVFHNRQWGAEKKNQVDFYNRRFVAGELENQSFAEIARAMGAEGITVDKLEDVGPTLQKAIDMQMNEGKTTIIEIMCTQELGDPFRRDALSTPVRFLDKYKDYV
- a CDS encoding AAA family ATPase, whose amino-acid sequence is MMKEAELIPTQPVSVRERFGIDSNLTVMAFEHAGEYVPKVDPNYCFDPEVTLAILAGFTSNRRTLIQGTHGTGKSSHIEQIAARLNWPCLRINLDGHLSRLDFIGKDSIVIKDGMQVTEFKEGILPQSIQQPIALVLDEYDAGRPDVMFVIQQLLEQDGKYTSLEQNRVITPHPSFRLFATCNTLGLGNFSGLYSGTQVLNHSQLDRWNIIATLNYLDPQHETKIVLSKLPDLNNESGRQLVEKMIATAGLTRNGFRAGDLSTVMSPRTVLTWAENIQIFDDVATAFRLSFLNRCEDEEKELVSEYYFRCFGEDLETPTQNYSHSES
- a CDS encoding cobaltochelatase CobT-related protein — its product is MVNVSSQQKKILDLGVSVARAISGELSLNYRGERLYKGNIPCYYQSAHTNDLTFVSRHELKNSKLSMQGKIDSSALRLLLSDAVLHYSLRPKNEVERLLYDFCEQVRIESQVPSYLKGVITSIQFNFAYWSDQYHQNGFTESRIGMLLFTLMQVIHTRLTGVPVSEPIAETIESTLAGIVPTFGHCLKRLKQHRADQQQFAHYANELATLAQELIIQEQESDNSPTPTVEEDIKILAQLALIVDGDIQDEDVDSDITGSSKVFELSGANYQVFNSEFDQVIAAGKLVRRALLLELRQKLTDDIMARQVNTRRLAAMLTRFVATPQRNRRQDHLEEGIVNATTITKLITSPLDRTVFYQPDIGASHQCAITFLMDCSGSMQKHSHKLSLLMDTILKSVGLANIPFEIIGFTTNNWNGGKVYRQWLKQGQPKHPGRLNEVRHIVFKDFDTHWRRSRLGIASLRKADIFKEGIDGEAVQFASLRLKQHSAQRKVLIVFSDGCPMDTATSTANDQFYLDNHLKQVIERESTKNGIEIHGVGMGVDLSPYYRSNITLDVQESCLFGLCKNVFEMLKR
- a CDS encoding TSUP family transporter; this encodes MELPVLLAILATIAVGTYFQTVTGFGLGIIVIGLTVSLNLVSLPVIAAVVSIVTLFNCFVALMGKPLLGELKILVVLVIGIIPGVSMGVFLLDELSDSATNILRGLLGAMVLFAGLSFMFKPKTRKDRSATVSFLISGFSSGLAGGLFGMAGPPIVYHLYRQPFTLDLVRSTLLMVFACTSMSRTVNVYVAGDMEPSILWLSAIAVPLVALVTMFARRFPPPLSNDQLRKLVFTVLMLIGGYLMAVSAWSLLAVF